In Biomphalaria glabrata chromosome 8, xgBioGlab47.1, whole genome shotgun sequence, the genomic window TTTTATCTTCATTATTTTCAAGCCTTACAAAGTATTGTTCTGATGTTTTCAAAGTTACCCAAAGTACTGCTAAATAAAAAAGACCAAGAACTTATATCGAAAGCTGAGCTTAGCTGAGCTGAAAGACAACCTTTTCGACACAATGAATTTGTACTTTGCTTCAGCTATTTcaacttttatttcatttttttttgttttttaatctttctTAAGACTGCAAAGAAGATTTGAATCTGTAAGTCATATAGTTCAGTCGAATATGTTTGCGAAATCTGGTGTGTTTCAATAAATGACAAGTTGTCGTTGACGTGGCCATCTAAATATTTCTGCGAAACATTCCTCTTATAAATTCAATAAGAATCCTTATGGAAAGTGCTGCACATTTATATCAGTAGaacaataaattaacaattgaCTGATGAAGTCAATAGAAATgtgaagctttaaaaaaaaagaacaaaattatGTTAGTTTTTTGCCTCTATCATTATTTACATCTAcagcaaatgtttttttttaaatttatgtcatTTATCTTTATGTGCAACAACTTAATAGATATCTttatagattgatttattataactagattaggttctctagatctagattgactatagACTCCAGAACTACAGTATATACTATAGATAATATAGTAGTATAAtcgtatatatttatatactgttGATTTTGATCTAAGTAAGATCTAAAGTTATTCAATCCTAGTAAATCTATAATGACTATATCTACATTAGATATAGAATAGTTATAATAACTTAATTAGAGTCTAAGATATATAAATCTCAACTAAGAACTAGATTTACAttagttctagactagatctagtcattctagaagTAGAATGTCTAGAGTAAGAGTCTTATTGGTCTAGTTTTTATACCCAGACTGGCAGTATAGTCTTAGTATAGTCTAAATCCACATTGTTaagttctagatatagatccTCTAGAATAAGTCTACTCTATAATATGTCTACTTCTAGATTGTTGCATTCATCTTGAACTTCCAATGCTTAGATTAGTTAGATTGTCATTCTGTCAAAgtgttagaatagatctagatctagatcaagtcaagcagatctagatctagactctttcGGATCTATTGCCAGCGTAATTTCCTTGTTTGAACCAAtgttaatatctagatctacgaaATTCACAtgattccttttaaaaaaatatttgatctgAGTTAAGCAAAGTTATAGAATCTAATcttaaatctacaaaactaatGTGTTCATTTCAGCTATGGTAAAGCGTCTATTGACAACCAAtggtataagaaaaaaaaacgtcatgTAATCATTTTGAACCAATCGTATTATTCGTGTTTGTAAACAGAAGATATGTAGGTCTTAGCAGTTCTTTTTATAGTCAACTTACGCATTTATATAGGAAGGAAGAATgttcaaaattaaataattatttttttcattggatGTCTTTTTATAGTCTGACCTTAGGGAAAAAAGGACAAGCTTTCCAATGAGGCCAAACATGGCGGGCTccctttaattttaatatatagatttaattatactaataaagAGTTGTAATTTAGCTCTATACGTTGTTAGCAAATAgtgttacacaaaaaaaaaactgggtttttctaaactatgATACTTGGTGTGTAAtggtaaaacagcacctacctaaatacattgtaaatagagagaaaatatctatatttattatagtataaataggtctgtggttttatattatataaccatcgtaacttcttctatagggACATGACttttatcatttcttttactgaaaaattaagctattcgcgtctgagtcaccgtctgacacatatataatttgtatgtGCAGCAACAAATCCAATTActtataattaattgactaatttagaATTTGTCTGCAatgtttcaatttgatctgacaattagtgtgggagaaataacgtatacacactttgaccagacagatagatacacacaaaaaatgaacaCTTTAAGCGCAAAAGCTTCAGAATGTACTGGCAGAAAATCTGCACCACgttatatataaatgttaacAGGACATTAAAGGCCACAAGCGGCTTCTTAAGCTCTATATCTGTCCTTGTTTCCTGATGATGCTAGAAAAATGCACGTTGCCATTGTCTCCTATGAATGCACAACACAATTGAGAGAATTTCTTTAAgtgttttctgttttctttggtTTTCAGGACAGCACTGAATTTAATCATTATGCTGATAGCTGTGGGAATAATATTGacggtattttttttatttacaacaatCATAATGTTAAGTGAGACATTAAAAGTATCAATATTTATCAGTCTACTTTTTATTGTAGAATTTTgaccaaaataataaaatatatgtacaagttaattttttgtttcaagacaacatgaaaacttgctttaaaaatagtattaaattatgtaatacaatgttttacatagtCTAGAAATTCTCCCTGAAGTATATATAGTGCTTCAATATATAACGGTGATAATAAATTTGTTGTATATTTCAATATAATCAATATTTCAGCCAAAGTTTAATttctatatgtatattaaatatttaggtaaaaatgtattttgttattttagaatattattttagttaattaacaatgttttattttgatgaaacaagtagagttgaataaaataaataaataaatgccttTTTTTCAGAATTACCTTATTTCATTAACAACAAGTGGAACATCAATTTAGTTGACGATATTTCCAATAATCAACGCAATGTTCAGTCAAAGGAAAATTTAGCTGATAACCGATATAATGTCCAGCTTTATGAAAGTATCGCCACTGGCAAATGTAATGATCAGTCAGAGAAAAAATTTGCCAATGACCAGTGTATTGTCAATTCAGTTAAAAGTATCACCAATGCCCAATGTACTGTCCAGTCAGCGGAAAATATTAACGATTGCCGATGTAATGTGTATTCAGATGAAAGTGTTAGCAATGGTCGACGTATTGTCCATACAGATAAAGTTATCGCAAATGCCGAATGTACTTCCAAGTCAGAGGAACGAATTACTGACACCCAATGTAATGTCCAGTTAGATGAAACTATTGCCAACAATCAATGTAATGATAATGTTGAAGATAATGTTGAAGTAAATGGTAAATATTGTGTATGTATATTCTTAATTAGACTTAAAAACAACTGATAAGAATGACTTTATCTTACAGTTCTAGATGtagagatctatatctaaatagacattaaaattaaaaaaaaaacatgttttagttACAAGAGTTTGACATCcatatttttattactttttctaTAGGTGATCATGAAACTCAGGAATCAGGAGGTGGAGAAGCTGATCTACACAAATATCTTATCGGATGTAAGAAGAATCCAGGTCATAAACAGTTTATACCTGTTGATAAATTTAGCTTGAAACATCTACCTGAAGGTTATCAAGACAATGATTTGTATGaactaattaaagtaattgcTGACTTAACAGTTAGAGTAGATGTTAAAATGATAAGTCCACAGAGACCAAAGTTTTGGCCTCATACAAATCAACTTTATCCCTTTTATAACATGAACACAAGAAACTTGAGAACAGGAAGTGGAAGAGTGTGGATTGTCAACAGGTTTCAAGATGGTGTGAAAGAAGATGTAGGAATCGGAAGTACAGATTACAAAAATTGTCGTTGTAGAGAATGTCAAGATACAGACTCACCCAGCAATGTGTGGTGGGAGTTTGATGTATTTACCGCCACGCACGTG contains:
- the LOC106074386 gene encoding uncharacterized protein LOC106074386 isoform X2, whose product is MSAHKRKPLDTNVHGNLKKLKTGNDSTEFNHYADSCGNNIDDKVIANAECTSKSEERITDTQCNVQLDETIANNQCNDNVEDNVEVNGDHETQESGGGEADLHKYLIGCKKNPGHKQFIPVDKFSLKHLPEGYQDNDLYELIKVIADLTVRVDVKMISPQRPKFWPHTNQLYPFYNMNTRNLRTGSGRVWIVNRFQDGVKEDVGIGSTDYKNCRCRECQDTDSPSNVWWEFDVFTATHVVYDDTEASHATVRFFYDREDSPVVSVKNIIVNNASIEDDWCMLKCVTCDKGLGDKLMKIWKTFDKVWEQVRYKYFSTRDTHRLNFIVSHPHGCCKQISIGQWKDKLETNSRTKFTYNTCTCPGSSGAHVQCVGYSEGWSWGDLVHSGTHSGLNYSGQIFTSDLFSL
- the LOC106074386 gene encoding uncharacterized protein LOC106074386 isoform X1 — its product is MSAHKRKPLDTNVHGNLKKLKTGNDSTEFNHYADSCGNNIDELPYFINNKWNINLVDDISNNQRNVQSKENLADNRYNVQLYESIATGKCNDQSEKKFANDQCIVNSVKSITNAQCTVQSAENINDCRCNVYSDESVSNGRRIVHTDKVIANAECTSKSEERITDTQCNVQLDETIANNQCNDNVEDNVEVNGDHETQESGGGEADLHKYLIGCKKNPGHKQFIPVDKFSLKHLPEGYQDNDLYELIKVIADLTVRVDVKMISPQRPKFWPHTNQLYPFYNMNTRNLRTGSGRVWIVNRFQDGVKEDVGIGSTDYKNCRCRECQDTDSPSNVWWEFDVFTATHVVYDDTEASHATVRFFYDREDSPVVSVKNIIVNNASIEDDWCMLKCVTCDKGLGDKLMKIWKTFDKVWEQVRYKYFSTRDTHRLNFIVSHPHGCCKQISIGQWKDKLETNSRTKFTYNTCTCPGSSGAHVQCVGYSEGWSWGDLVHSGTHSGLNYSGQIFTSDLFSL